A window of the Coprobacter fastidiosus genome harbors these coding sequences:
- a CDS encoding TonB-dependent receptor produces the protein MKKFFISLLLMCLFFFDGQAQQTYAVKGRVVDRESREPLSFASVSVWNSTQGVMTDSLGNYVIENLVPGMYRLQFSIVGYRTYVTPEFRVSSHDYRIDAELEENQVDLKEIEVVASPFRRSLESPISSRVIGLQEIEKSPGANRDISKVVNSFPGVASAVGNGYRNDLLVRGGGPSENRFYLDGVEIPNINHFSTQGASGGPVGIIDADFIREVNFYTGAFPANRGNALSSVLDFKLLDGNTEKRTVKATVGASEVSLTSNGYITKNKKTTYLVSVRQSYLQLLFKVLDMPFLPRYTDAQFKIKTRFSQAHELTWIGLGAIDNMKLNTDTDPKDESKQYLLNYLPVIKQQTYTLGAVYKHYAGRHTQTLVLSRSFMNNNNRKYLNNDESSHENLTLRYNSDEIENHFRFENRSLFGNFNVNAGVNLDYVTYTNRTFQKIFSEQAKEILYETDLNLFKWGVFATAGYESPDERFTASLGVRFDANTYSSKMNNPLKQFSPRLSLSYNFFPNFYLNGTVGRYYQLPAYTTMGYKEFGILVNKANGLLYQRSDQTSLGVEYHFGKNAEATIEGFYKKYSHAPLSLQDGIPLACKGVDYGVSGNEAAVSTACGRAYGVEFMFRWFGSGKFNLLTSYTYFRSQFIQPSTGKYLPSAWDNRHLLTLSGTYKLPKNWDIGLKLRVMGGAPFTPYDENLSSIVSAWDATARPYYDYGLYNTGRLKTFSQIDFRLDKSFYFKGVMLGIYIDLQNIGNFKYDSQPVLVSTGVVDPQIYPDGNQHYKMKYIRQQSGTILPTLGLTVEF, from the coding sequence ATGAAAAAGTTCTTTATTTCTCTTCTTTTGATGTGTTTATTCTTTTTTGACGGACAAGCACAGCAAACTTATGCGGTAAAAGGGAGAGTGGTGGATCGGGAGAGCCGAGAGCCGTTGTCTTTTGCATCGGTATCTGTATGGAATTCTACGCAAGGAGTAATGACGGACAGTCTTGGAAATTATGTGATTGAGAATCTTGTTCCGGGAATGTATCGGTTACAGTTTTCTATTGTCGGTTATAGAACCTACGTGACACCGGAGTTTAGGGTTTCATCTCATGATTATCGCATCGATGCGGAGTTGGAAGAGAATCAGGTCGATTTGAAAGAAATCGAGGTGGTCGCATCTCCGTTCAGAAGATCGTTGGAAAGTCCTATTTCCTCCCGAGTGATCGGATTACAGGAGATAGAGAAAAGTCCGGGAGCTAATCGGGATATTTCTAAAGTCGTCAACTCGTTTCCGGGAGTAGCTTCTGCTGTCGGAAACGGATATCGAAATGATTTGTTGGTACGAGGGGGTGGTCCATCGGAAAACCGGTTCTATTTAGATGGGGTGGAAATTCCGAATATAAATCATTTTAGTACACAAGGAGCTTCGGGAGGACCTGTCGGCATTATAGATGCCGATTTTATTAGAGAGGTTAATTTTTATACCGGAGCGTTTCCTGCCAATCGGGGAAATGCGCTCAGTTCGGTATTGGATTTTAAATTGCTCGACGGAAATACGGAAAAACGTACCGTAAAAGCTACAGTAGGAGCATCTGAAGTATCTTTGACATCTAATGGCTATATTACCAAGAATAAAAAAACAACTTATCTGGTATCTGTGCGACAGTCTTATCTGCAACTTCTTTTCAAAGTGCTCGATATGCCGTTTCTTCCCCGTTATACGGATGCTCAGTTTAAAATTAAGACTCGTTTTTCTCAAGCTCATGAGCTGACATGGATAGGATTGGGGGCTATCGATAATATGAAATTAAATACCGATACAGATCCTAAAGATGAGTCTAAACAATATTTATTGAATTATCTTCCGGTAATTAAGCAGCAGACGTACACACTTGGAGCTGTGTATAAACATTATGCCGGCCGGCATACTCAAACGTTGGTATTGAGTCGGAGTTTTATGAATAACAATAACCGAAAATATCTGAATAATGACGAGTCTTCTCACGAAAATCTGACCTTACGTTATAATTCGGATGAAATAGAGAATCATTTCCGTTTTGAGAATCGTTCATTATTTGGAAATTTTAATGTAAATGCCGGTGTGAATTTAGATTATGTGACTTATACAAATCGGACTTTTCAGAAAATTTTTTCGGAGCAGGCGAAAGAGATTCTCTATGAGACAGATTTGAATCTTTTTAAATGGGGCGTTTTTGCAACTGCCGGATATGAGTCTCCGGATGAACGTTTTACGGCTTCTCTCGGTGTCAGGTTTGATGCGAATACATATTCTTCTAAAATGAATAATCCGCTCAAGCAGTTCTCTCCCCGACTTTCCCTTTCGTATAATTTTTTTCCGAATTTTTATCTGAACGGAACAGTCGGGCGCTATTATCAGCTTCCTGCGTATACGACAATGGGTTATAAGGAATTTGGTATATTAGTGAATAAAGCAAACGGATTATTGTATCAACGTTCTGATCAAACTTCACTCGGAGTGGAATATCATTTTGGGAAAAACGCTGAAGCTACAATCGAGGGTTTTTATAAAAAATATAGTCATGCTCCGCTTTCTTTGCAAGATGGCATTCCTTTGGCTTGTAAAGGTGTAGATTATGGCGTTTCCGGGAATGAGGCAGCTGTTTCTACTGCATGCGGAAGGGCTTATGGAGTCGAGTTTATGTTTCGTTGGTTTGGCAGTGGAAAATTTAATTTGTTAACTTCATATACTTATTTCCGCAGTCAGTTTATTCAACCGTCTACAGGGAAATACCTGCCTTCAGCTTGGGATAACAGGCATTTGCTTACTCTATCGGGCACTTATAAATTACCGAAGAATTGGGATATCGGGTTAAAACTTAGGGTTATGGGCGGAGCTCCTTTTACACCGTATGATGAAAATCTCTCTTCTATTGTGTCGGCATGGGATGCTACTGCTCGTCCTTATTATGATTACGGTTTGTATAATACCGGGCGTTTGAAAACGTTTTCTCAAATTGATTTTCGCCTTGATAAATCGTTTTATTTTAAAGGAGTAATGCTCGGTATTTATATCGATCTGCAAAATATCGGAAATTTTAAATATGACAGTCAGCCCGTGTTGGTAAGTACGGGAGTTGTCGATCCGCAAATATACCCTGACGGAAATCAACATTATAAAATGAAATATATCCGGCAACAGAGTGGTACTATATTACCTACGCTGGGACTGACAGTCGAGTTTTAG
- a CDS encoding TIGR01777 family oxidoreductase yields the protein MKTIIAGASGFIGQHLCSMLKSIGDEIITLSREDFITGKFDLLVHKLNGADRIFNLAGAPLNRRWTREYKKEIFNSRIQTTAKLVAAINEQPTPPSLFVSTSAIGYYPSDGAYIENAEVYTPTFLAYICRKWEKEAEQVTPQTRLVITRLAPVLSTDGGIFPPLASLFRYGLGGKIGSGKQAFPWIMLTDLLRIYRFIIEHTELKGVLNCSAPDITDNALWAKSLGQELRRPVLWTIPPYLLRAILGERSVLLTEGQHAIPYKLEKNGFTFEYTNICDALDRLCEKKSDITSHVLEY from the coding sequence ATGAAAACAATAATAGCCGGAGCATCCGGATTCATAGGACAACACCTTTGCTCCATGTTAAAAAGCATCGGTGACGAAATCATAACCCTTTCTCGAGAAGATTTCATTACAGGTAAATTCGATCTTCTCGTTCATAAACTCAATGGAGCAGACCGCATATTCAATCTGGCGGGAGCTCCGCTAAACCGCCGTTGGACTCGTGAATATAAAAAAGAGATTTTCAACAGCCGCATACAAACAACAGCTAAGCTTGTTGCGGCAATTAACGAACAGCCAACTCCTCCATCCCTATTCGTATCCACGTCTGCAATAGGCTATTATCCGTCAGATGGCGCTTATATCGAAAACGCAGAAGTTTACACACCTACGTTCTTAGCTTACATTTGCCGTAAATGGGAAAAAGAAGCAGAACAAGTAACCCCGCAAACTCGTCTGGTCATTACCCGTTTAGCTCCGGTATTATCAACCGACGGTGGTATATTCCCGCCTTTAGCGTCTTTGTTTCGTTATGGGTTAGGAGGGAAAATAGGATCAGGGAAACAAGCTTTTCCTTGGATAATGTTAACCGATCTGTTACGCATCTACAGGTTCATCATCGAACATACCGAATTGAAAGGTGTTTTAAATTGTTCGGCACCGGATATTACAGACAATGCACTATGGGCAAAATCCCTCGGGCAAGAGCTTCGTCGTCCGGTATTATGGACAATTCCGCCATATCTGCTCAGAGCGATCTTAGGAGAAAGATCTGTACTACTCACTGAGGGACAACATGCCATTCCTTACAAATTAGAAAAAAACGGTTTCACTTTCGAATATACCAATATATGTGATGCATTAGACCGCCTTTGTGAAAAAAAGTCCGATATAACCTCCCATGTCTTGGAATATTAA
- a CDS encoding peptidase U32 family protein, producing MNITDFEIMAPVGSYESLTAAIQGGANSVYFGIEGLNMRARSSNNFTIHDLHEIARICRENKMKSYLTVNTVIYDEDLTLMRSIIDAAKEAEISAIIASDVAAMTYARSIGVEVHLSTQLNISNAEALKFYAQFADVVVLARELNMNQVSHIYQRICDEQIKGPGGKLIRIEMFAHGALCMAVSGKCYLSLHEMNASANRGACMQICRRGYTVKDKDSEVELDIDNQYIMSPKDLKTIHFLNKMIDSGVRVFKIEGRARGAEYVRTVTECYREAVEACLSGSFTDEKIENWNNRLSTVFNRGFWNGYYLGQRLGEWSKNYGSEATKVKVYLGKGIKYFSKLGVAEFQMETSSLNVGEEILVTGPTTGAITAKVEEIRVNLKPVNKTVKGERFSIQLNEKIRPSDKLFKWVDSAELKNRKS from the coding sequence ATGAACATAACCGATTTTGAAATAATGGCTCCGGTAGGCTCTTATGAATCGCTGACCGCAGCGATTCAAGGAGGAGCTAACTCTGTTTATTTCGGCATAGAAGGACTAAACATGAGAGCCCGCTCATCTAATAATTTCACAATACACGATCTGCACGAAATCGCCCGTATTTGCAGAGAAAACAAGATGAAAAGTTATCTCACCGTCAACACGGTCATTTACGATGAAGATCTCACATTAATGCGAAGTATTATCGATGCAGCCAAGGAAGCCGAAATATCGGCGATCATTGCAAGCGATGTAGCCGCAATGACATATGCCCGAAGCATTGGTGTAGAAGTGCATCTTTCGACACAGCTCAATATTTCTAATGCTGAAGCTCTGAAATTCTATGCCCAATTCGCAGATGTAGTCGTACTTGCTCGAGAGTTGAACATGAATCAAGTATCTCACATATATCAACGTATTTGCGACGAGCAAATCAAAGGTCCGGGAGGAAAACTTATCCGCATCGAAATGTTCGCACACGGAGCTCTTTGTATGGCCGTATCGGGAAAATGTTACTTGAGCCTGCACGAAATGAATGCCTCTGCCAATCGGGGAGCATGTATGCAAATATGCCGGAGGGGATATACGGTAAAAGATAAAGACAGCGAGGTAGAACTGGATATTGACAATCAATATATCATGTCCCCGAAAGACCTGAAAACGATCCATTTTTTAAACAAAATGATCGATTCCGGTGTTAGAGTTTTTAAGATAGAAGGACGTGCCCGAGGAGCAGAATATGTCCGCACCGTAACCGAATGTTACAGGGAAGCGGTAGAAGCCTGCTTATCCGGAAGTTTCACCGATGAAAAAATCGAAAACTGGAACAACCGCTTGTCCACTGTTTTCAACAGAGGTTTCTGGAATGGCTACTATTTAGGACAACGGCTCGGAGAATGGAGCAAAAACTATGGTTCTGAAGCAACCAAAGTCAAAGTATATTTGGGGAAAGGAATCAAATATTTTTCTAAACTGGGAGTAGCCGAATTTCAAATGGAGACCTCATCTCTGAATGTAGGAGAAGAAATTCTGGTTACAGGGCCTACAACCGGAGCGATAACGGCAAAAGTCGAAGAGATAAGGGTAAATCTTAAACCAGTAAACAAAACAGTAAAAGGAGAACGGTTTTCTATACAATTAAACGAAAAGATAAGACCTTCCGACAAACTTTTTAAATGGGTGGACTCGGCAGAATTAAAAAACCGGAAATCCTGA
- the mutS gene encoding DNA mismatch repair protein MutS, with protein sequence MVETPLMKQYIEMKGKHPDAILLFRVGDFYETFSEDAITASEILGITLTRRANGSAQYVELAGFPHHALDTYLPKLVRAGKRVAICEQLEDPKLTKKLVKRGITELVTPGVSINDNILNHKENNFLAGIHFGKNICGIAFLDISTGEFLTAEGNYDYIDKLLNNFGPKEVLFERSKRKQFEEHFGTRFFTFELDDWIFTEDAATDRLLKHFETKNLKGFGVHTLKNGIIAAGSLLYYLDITQHKQISHITALSRIEEERYVRLDKFTVRSLELLNTMNEGGKSLLDVIDRTTSPMGARMLKRWIVFPLKDIRPINERLDVVEYFFKEPEIKEEIDQQLSLIGDMERLISKVAVGRISPREVVQLKVALSAIEPIRDICIRSGEPILQSIGEQLNPCSLIRDRIEKEINPDAPTLVNRGGIICKGVNTELDELREMSYSGKDYLLHIQQREIERTGIPSLKISFNNVFGYYIEVRNTHKDKVPEEWIRKQTLVNAERYITQELKEYEEKILGAEEKIITLETRLFNELILALNEYIPAIQHDATQIARLDCLLSFAKIAKENRYIRPEVNDSLEIDIKEGRHPVIEKQLPPGESYITNNVLLNNDTQQIIMITGPNMAGKSALLRQTALIVILAQIGCFVPAEAAHIGVVDKIFTRVGASDNISLGESTFMVEMNEAADILNNISNRSLVLFDELGRGTSTYDGISIAWAIVEHIHEHPRAHAKTLFATHYHELNDMEKTYKRIANYNVSVKEIDNKVIFLRKLVKGGSEHSFGIHVAKMAGMPQSIVKRAGDILKQLESNNRQGTVSKKTPEITPAAAGGMQLSFFQLDDPVLSQIRDEIINIDINNLTPMEALNKLNDIRKIITGK encoded by the coding sequence ATGGTCGAGACTCCGCTGATGAAGCAATACATCGAGATGAAAGGAAAACATCCCGACGCTATATTGTTATTTCGGGTAGGAGACTTTTATGAAACTTTTTCGGAAGATGCCATAACTGCATCTGAAATTTTAGGAATCACATTAACCCGAAGAGCAAACGGCTCTGCTCAATACGTAGAATTAGCCGGATTTCCGCATCATGCACTCGATACTTATCTGCCCAAGCTCGTCCGTGCCGGTAAACGAGTGGCCATCTGTGAGCAACTCGAAGACCCCAAACTGACAAAAAAACTGGTAAAAAGGGGTATTACGGAATTAGTAACTCCGGGAGTATCCATAAATGACAACATCCTTAACCATAAAGAGAACAATTTTCTGGCAGGCATTCATTTCGGAAAAAATATTTGCGGAATTGCATTCCTTGACATCTCTACCGGAGAATTTCTGACTGCAGAAGGAAATTATGACTACATAGACAAATTGCTCAACAATTTCGGCCCTAAAGAAGTTCTGTTCGAGCGCAGTAAACGAAAACAATTCGAAGAACACTTCGGAACTAGATTTTTCACGTTCGAATTAGACGATTGGATCTTTACCGAAGACGCGGCAACCGACCGATTATTAAAACATTTCGAAACCAAAAATCTGAAAGGATTTGGTGTTCATACTTTAAAGAACGGGATCATTGCCGCCGGTTCATTGCTCTATTATCTCGATATTACACAACATAAACAAATTTCTCATATAACGGCTCTTTCTCGTATTGAAGAAGAACGCTATGTCCGCCTCGACAAATTTACAGTCCGTAGCCTGGAATTGCTCAATACGATGAATGAAGGCGGTAAAAGCCTATTGGATGTCATAGACCGGACAACAAGTCCGATGGGCGCACGTATGCTCAAACGCTGGATTGTATTTCCACTAAAAGATATACGTCCCATAAACGAAAGGTTGGATGTTGTAGAGTACTTTTTTAAAGAACCGGAGATAAAAGAAGAAATAGACCAGCAACTTTCTCTGATCGGAGATATGGAACGACTCATATCCAAAGTGGCCGTAGGCCGTATCTCTCCTCGGGAAGTGGTACAGCTCAAGGTAGCGTTATCGGCAATAGAGCCGATACGGGATATTTGCATCCGATCAGGAGAACCTATTCTACAAAGTATCGGAGAACAATTAAACCCCTGCTCGCTGATAAGAGACCGCATCGAGAAAGAGATAAATCCCGATGCTCCGACGTTAGTCAACAGAGGAGGGATTATCTGCAAAGGTGTAAATACTGAACTCGATGAATTGAGAGAAATGTCTTACTCCGGAAAAGATTATCTGCTTCATATCCAACAGAGAGAAATAGAACGAACAGGCATTCCGAGTTTGAAAATCAGCTTCAATAACGTATTCGGCTACTACATAGAGGTTCGCAATACGCACAAAGACAAAGTTCCGGAAGAATGGATACGGAAACAAACCTTAGTAAATGCCGAACGTTATATTACTCAAGAACTAAAAGAGTATGAAGAAAAAATCTTAGGTGCAGAAGAAAAGATCATAACTCTCGAAACCCGGCTATTTAACGAACTTATACTGGCATTGAATGAATACATACCTGCCATTCAACATGATGCCACGCAAATAGCCCGACTCGACTGCTTGCTGTCGTTTGCAAAAATAGCAAAAGAAAACCGTTATATCCGTCCCGAAGTAAACGATTCTTTAGAGATAGACATCAAAGAAGGCAGACATCCCGTTATCGAAAAACAACTGCCGCCGGGAGAATCATACATAACGAATAATGTATTGCTCAACAATGATACACAACAAATTATAATGATTACCGGGCCGAACATGGCAGGTAAATCGGCACTATTACGACAAACCGCCCTGATTGTGATCTTGGCACAAATCGGATGCTTCGTTCCTGCCGAAGCTGCACATATCGGTGTCGTAGATAAAATATTCACACGGGTGGGAGCTTCAGATAATATCTCTTTAGGAGAATCTACATTCATGGTAGAAATGAACGAAGCCGCTGATATTCTAAACAATATATCTAACCGCAGTCTGGTACTTTTCGATGAATTGGGACGAGGGACAAGTACCTATGACGGAATATCGATCGCATGGGCAATCGTAGAGCATATTCACGAACATCCGAGAGCTCATGCCAAAACACTCTTTGCAACTCACTACCATGAGCTTAACGACATGGAGAAGACCTACAAACGAATCGCTAACTATAATGTTTCGGTCAAAGAAATAGATAACAAAGTTATTTTTCTCCGAAAGCTGGTAAAAGGCGGCAGTGAACACAGCTTCGGTATCCATGTGGCCAAAATGGCGGGAATGCCGCAAAGTATCGTCAAAAGGGCAGGGGATATACTGAAACAACTCGAAAGTAATAATCGGCAAGGAACTGTGTCTAAAAAGACGCCGGAAATAACTCCTGCTGCGGCAGGAGGCATGCAACTCAGTTTTTTCCAGCTCGACGATCCCGTTCTGAGTCAGATAAGAGACGAAATCATAAATATCGACATCAACAATCTGACACCGATGGAGGCCTTGAACAAACTCAACGATATCCGGAAAATTATCACCGGAAAATAA
- a CDS encoding NUDIX domain-containing protein, which yields MSHPLELFRFCPVCGSNKFIENNNQSKRCETCGFIDYINPKAAVVAVITNTRGDILVCRRAKDPAKGTLDMPGGFTDLNETAEEAVIREVKEETGLTVTATRYLFSLPNTYKYSGLNVPTMDLFFECDVLETSGITAQDDVTEAWFIPRNEIDPSQFGLTSIQKGIRRIIKEKEK from the coding sequence ATGTCACACCCGTTAGAATTATTTCGATTTTGTCCCGTATGCGGATCGAATAAATTCATCGAAAACAACAATCAATCGAAACGTTGCGAAACTTGCGGCTTCATTGATTACATAAATCCAAAAGCTGCAGTTGTGGCAGTAATAACCAATACAAGAGGCGATATTCTCGTATGCCGACGAGCCAAAGATCCGGCAAAAGGGACATTGGATATGCCCGGAGGATTTACAGACTTGAACGAAACGGCAGAAGAAGCTGTTATACGGGAGGTCAAAGAAGAAACCGGACTTACCGTAACGGCAACCCGATATCTGTTTTCTTTGCCTAATACTTATAAATATTCAGGACTGAATGTTCCTACTATGGATTTGTTTTTCGAATGCGATGTATTAGAAACATCCGGTATTACAGCGCAAGATGATGTAACCGAAGCATGGTTCATACCCCGAAACGAGATAGACCCGTCACAATTCGGTCTGACATCTATACAAAAAGGGATTCGAAGAATCATCAAAGAGAAAGAGAAATAA
- a CDS encoding S41 family peptidase, which yields MIRFNKRTILNKAGIPAVCLSAIILFGSFTPDKKNFDIAKNLEIFNALMKELNMFYVDTINSEKVITKGINSMLGSLDPYTNYIPESEKEDFRFMTTGEYGGIGSLIVYRDSDTYISEPYEGMPAQIAGLKPGDKIIKIDGTPTHGLKSDKVSEMLKGTANTVVIVTVERPDVKEPITKEITRKKIQMNAVPYYGIVGDKTGYIYLSNFTDKAAGEVKDALLDLKKNQQIESLVLDLRGNPGGILEEAVQIVNYFVPKGKEVLSTRGKIKQWDRTYKTTQEPIDTEIPLVVLVNSGSASASEIVSGALQDLDRAVIVGERTYGKGLVQSTRTLPYNGTLKVTTAKYYIPSGRLIQAIDYSHRNPDGSVGRIPDSLTTAFKTANGRIVRDGGGIKPDIEVEKENPANICFYLVNDLIIFDYANRYAAKHPTIAPIGEFKLTDEDYNDFKEFVKSKDFKYDRQSDKVLNELRKVAQFEGYLDEASEEFKALENKLSHNLDKDLDTFRKDIEELLTIEIVKRYYHQKGEIRQSLRKDEDLDKALEILNDKAAYNKILNINQNLKSKK from the coding sequence ATGATACGTTTTAACAAACGAACGATTTTAAATAAAGCCGGCATTCCGGCAGTCTGTTTATCAGCAATAATTTTGTTCGGGTCATTCACTCCGGACAAAAAAAACTTCGACATTGCCAAAAACCTGGAAATATTCAATGCTTTAATGAAAGAGCTGAATATGTTTTATGTCGATACGATAAACTCGGAAAAGGTAATTACCAAAGGAATAAACAGCATGTTAGGAAGTCTCGATCCTTATACCAACTATATCCCCGAATCCGAAAAAGAAGATTTCCGGTTTATGACGACCGGAGAATACGGCGGTATAGGCTCGCTAATCGTTTATCGTGACAGCGACACTTATATATCCGAGCCTTATGAAGGTATGCCGGCACAAATAGCAGGACTGAAACCGGGAGACAAAATAATAAAAATTGACGGAACTCCCACTCACGGATTAAAATCGGACAAAGTCAGTGAAATGCTTAAAGGCACTGCAAACACGGTTGTCATAGTAACTGTCGAACGCCCTGATGTCAAAGAACCTATTACTAAAGAAATCACCCGGAAAAAGATCCAGATGAATGCTGTTCCTTATTATGGAATTGTCGGAGATAAAACCGGATATATATATCTTTCTAACTTTACGGACAAGGCTGCCGGAGAAGTAAAAGATGCACTGTTAGATCTTAAAAAGAATCAACAAATAGAATCTTTGGTACTCGATTTGAGAGGAAATCCCGGAGGAATTCTGGAGGAAGCTGTACAGATCGTCAACTATTTTGTTCCCAAAGGAAAAGAAGTTCTCTCCACTCGTGGAAAAATAAAACAATGGGACAGAACCTACAAAACTACTCAAGAGCCCATCGATACGGAAATACCGCTTGTCGTATTGGTGAACAGCGGTTCGGCTTCTGCATCTGAAATCGTATCGGGAGCACTACAAGATCTCGATAGGGCAGTCATCGTAGGAGAACGAACTTATGGGAAAGGATTAGTACAATCCACCCGGACACTTCCGTACAACGGGACACTAAAAGTAACTACGGCAAAATACTATATTCCCAGTGGACGTTTAATACAGGCAATAGACTATTCGCACCGTAATCCGGACGGAAGCGTAGGACGCATTCCCGATAGTTTGACCACAGCCTTTAAAACAGCTAACGGTCGTATTGTGAGAGACGGAGGAGGAATTAAACCGGATATCGAAGTCGAAAAAGAGAATCCAGCAAATATCTGTTTCTATTTAGTAAACGATTTGATAATCTTCGACTATGCCAACCGATATGCGGCAAAGCATCCGACAATAGCTCCCATAGGAGAATTTAAACTGACAGATGAAGATTATAATGATTTCAAAGAATTTGTAAAAAGCAAGGACTTTAAATATGATCGTCAAAGCGACAAAGTACTCAACGAATTGCGAAAAGTAGCACAATTCGAAGGCTATCTTGACGAAGCATCCGAAGAATTTAAAGCTCTTGAAAACAAGCTGAGCCATAATTTAGACAAAGATCTCGATACCTTCCGAAAAGATATAGAAGAACTGCTTACTATAGAAATAGTAAAAAGATATTATCATCAAAAAGGAGAAATACGTCAATCATTACGAAAAGACGAAGACCTGGACAAAGCTTTGGAAATATTAAATGACAAGGCAGCTTATAACAAAATACTGAATATAAATCAAAATTTAAAATCTAAAAAATAG
- a CDS encoding adenosine kinase has protein sequence MRVIGLGNALTDVLAILNSDECIQEMGLLKGGMQLIDEDKLLKIMAMFEDFDTFMASGGSTANTLSGLTRMGIETGFIGKIGHDSYGKFYRKALENHGIQTHLIEGDIASGCAMTLITPDGERTFGTYLGAAATLTAEELSPQMFNGYDLLQIEGYLVQDPHLIRRAVQLAKEAGLRISLDMASYNVIRENHDFFQELIREYIDIAFANEEEAYAYTGYEAKEAVAILSRECDIAVVKCGSHGSIIQQGDYYTEVKATKAKCIDSTGAGDLYAAGFLYALSMNLPLETAGKIGSILSGNVIEVIGTGMDDKRWDEIKLKVGEILRK, from the coding sequence ATGAGAGTAATAGGACTGGGAAATGCCCTGACAGACGTATTAGCAATTCTGAACTCTGACGAATGTATCCAAGAGATGGGACTTCTAAAAGGAGGAATGCAACTGATCGATGAAGATAAGTTATTGAAAATAATGGCAATGTTCGAGGACTTCGACACATTCATGGCAAGCGGAGGATCTACCGCCAATACATTATCCGGGCTTACTCGTATGGGGATAGAAACCGGTTTTATAGGAAAAATCGGCCATGACAGTTATGGGAAATTCTATCGTAAAGCTCTCGAAAATCACGGAATACAAACCCACCTTATCGAAGGAGATATTGCCTCAGGATGCGCTATGACTTTAATCACTCCCGATGGAGAACGCACTTTCGGAACTTATCTCGGAGCAGCAGCAACTCTTACGGCAGAAGAACTTTCTCCTCAAATGTTCAACGGATATGATCTCCTGCAAATAGAGGGATATCTGGTACAAGATCCGCACCTAATCCGCCGTGCCGTTCAATTGGCTAAAGAAGCCGGACTGAGAATTTCTTTGGATATGGCAAGCTACAATGTCATCAGAGAAAATCACGACTTTTTCCAAGAACTGATCCGGGAATATATCGATATCGCTTTTGCAAACGAAGAAGAAGCCTATGCCTATACCGGATACGAAGCTAAAGAAGCCGTGGCGATCTTATCCCGGGAATGCGACATTGCAGTAGTAAAATGCGGTTCACACGGGTCTATAATACAACAGGGCGACTATTATACCGAAGTAAAAGCGACTAAAGCGAAATGTATCGATTCGACAGGTGCCGGAGACCTGTATGCCGCAGGATTTCTTTATGCACTATCTATGAATCTGCCACTTGAAACAGCCGGAAAAATCGGATCGATTCTTTCCGGAAATGTTATAGAAGTCATCGGGACTGGCATGGATGATAAGCGTTGGGATGAAATAAAGTTAAAAGTCGGAGAAATTTTAAGAAAATAG